One genomic region from Salmonirosea aquatica encodes:
- a CDS encoding helix-hairpin-helix domain-containing protein, producing MTKEGLNPLQVTPAEVKKLRALKIKKSEMHLHDLGVLQELLGTSRIRAMELSALSEFQSLPSVGIRFAHDLIGMGYYCLHDLKGKDGAKLTDQYELQKGVWTDPCVEDQFRLVVHFANHPNSRLNWWDFTPERKAFREKNGYPPTRPKRPWFESPQFQTGKRIPATHEATQKDLHEKLKLALAYMTKHAEERITVAQLADLAHLSPYHFIRCFRSAYELTPLQYLTRLRLKQASLLLKKSDATLGHIVPQCGFENESAFIRLFKKEFRMTPMAYRKEFGKKK from the coding sequence ATGACTAAAGAGGGACTCAATCCGCTGCAAGTGACACCCGCAGAAGTCAAAAAGCTGCGCGCGCTGAAAATCAAGAAGAGCGAAATGCACCTGCACGACCTAGGGGTATTGCAGGAGTTGCTTGGTACTTCACGGATCAGGGCGATGGAGCTGTCTGCGCTATCCGAGTTTCAAAGTCTCCCCTCAGTCGGGATACGCTTCGCGCATGACCTGATCGGGATGGGGTATTATTGCCTACACGACCTGAAGGGAAAGGACGGGGCAAAGCTCACCGATCAATACGAATTGCAAAAAGGGGTATGGACAGACCCATGTGTTGAAGACCAGTTTCGGCTTGTGGTGCATTTTGCCAACCACCCAAACAGCAGACTCAACTGGTGGGACTTCACTCCCGAGCGCAAAGCCTTCCGCGAAAAGAATGGCTATCCTCCCACGCGGCCGAAGAGGCCCTGGTTTGAGTCACCTCAATTCCAAACGGGCAAACGAATACCGGCCACCCACGAGGCCACCCAAAAAGACCTGCATGAAAAACTGAAACTCGCCTTGGCGTACATGACCAAACATGCCGAAGAAAGAATCACCGTCGCTCAACTGGCTGACCTGGCACACCTCTCCCCATATCATTTCATCCGCTGCTTCCGCAGTGCCTACGAACTGACACCACTGCAATACCTCACGCGGCTACGGTTAAAGCAAGCGTCTTTACTGTTAAAGAAATCAGATGCCACCCTAGGCCACATCGTTCCCCAATGTGGCTTTGAGAACGAGAGTGCTTTCATACGCTTGTTCAAAAAAGAA